The genomic interval ATAACCGCATTCGCAAGGGAAACAATTAAAGGAATAATATCGACCCTAGAATCCTCCGGCTACACCGTTATATACGGAGATACAGACAGCGTTTTCGTTAAATCTGGAGGAAAATCAACAGAGGAGGCCATAAGAAAGGGAAAGGAATTGAGCGAGAAGCTCTCGAAGGAGCAGGGGCTCACGCTTGACTTCCAGATGGTACTTGATCCTTTCTTCTCCCATGGAGCAAAGAAGAGATACGCCGGAAGATGCGTGTATCCGGATGACATGAAGGGTGAGATAGTCATCAAGGGATATGAAGTTCGCAGGACAGACTCTTTTGATCTTCAGAGCAAAGCTCTCTCGAAGGTGATAGATTACATACTGAATCGCGATGTAGAAGGTGCAATAAAATACGCAGACGATCTCATAAAGAAGGTGAGATCTGGAGATCCATCGATAGATATAGAGAGCCTGGTGATATCGAGGACCGTTAAAGAATTCGACAGCTACAGAGCGAATCAGGAGTCGCTGGCCAATATAAGGGCCGCCAAGAAGCTTATAGAGATGGGTGAGACCTTCGTACCTGGTATGAAGGTCTCATGGATAGTTACAAACGGCAAACGCACACCTCAGGAGGTTGAGCCATATATATATGGAAGGGAGCTCAAGAGCAAGCCCGATTGGGATTATTATGCCAGGCGTTTATCAGAGACCCTGGGAAGAGTCATAGATGTATTCAAATCAGAACTGGGGCAGAGTCAGAAGATCTCCAGTCTCGAAAGTTTTGCAGCTTCCACGAATAAACAAGAACCTCAGCCCAAGGAAAGACCAAAGAACAGCACGCTGGATAGTTTTTTCGGATCTTAACGTGTTCATCCTTTATTAATAGGATCCTGCTCTAATGCGAGAAACAATGACATCTCATCGTTATTCCAATCATCCAATGAGGACAGGAAAGTTTATGCGTATAGCTTGCATTTAACGAAGGGATGTTGGCCGTGCGGATAACATATAGCGCAGCATACGTAAAATAGCCTTAAGGGTTATAATGGAGGCAATTAAACTCAAAGCGATGATCAATTTATCAAAGGTCTTATGGGTGAATGAAAGAGAGGTGCAAAGGCTTGGATAGGGGAAGGGTAAGATCGATAGCGCTTTACATAGTGATACTCGCAACGGTCATGGTTGCATTGCTCGCACTGCTATATACAGTCAGCTTATTCCATATAGTTCCGCTCAAATTCTCCCACGTTCTTTACGCCATTGTTATAGGCGTGATAATCTACGCAATCGTAAAGGTGATAGTGAAATACTTCGAACGTTTCTTCGCAGCACATAAGGAGTACAGACATCTGAAATATGTAACGTTCATCATAAGTCTCATCGGTTATTTCATAATAGCCCTGGCTGTTCTTGCCTCTCTGGGGATAGATGTCTCTTCGGTTATACTTGGTTCTGCCTTCATCAGCGCTGTAATCGGTCTTGCAGCTCAGACTGTTCTTTCCAACGTATTCGGAGGTCTGTTCGTCTCAGTGGTCAGACCGTTCAATGTTGGCGATCATGTGATAATTAATACATGGCAGTAT from Thermoplasma sp. Kam2015 carries:
- a CDS encoding mechanosensitive ion channel family protein — protein: MDRGRVRSIALYIVILATVMVALLALLYTVSLFHIVPLKFSHVLYAIVIGVIIYAIVKVIVKYFERFFAAHKEYRHLKYVTFIISLIGYFIIALAVLASLGIDVSSVILGSAFISAVIGLAAQTVLSNVFGGLFVSVVRPFNVGDHVIINTWQYGALLPSYPPKYFSRDFMEASMYRGVIMDISMNYTTLLLESGDMVRIPNGVVVQAAITIRKGMVTVQARYEVPKTISFEEIAEKIKDQIAAEYDVKNLGIFIDESTMNTYIMLIRGDFPGEDADSIRSSILKKAMDIVEPMKTH